GGAAGGTTCGCAGAGAGCCCCGCAGCGGCCCGGGCAGACGGTCCGAGAGCGAGCGTAGAGCCGGCTCGGCGAGGCAGCGCTCGAGAAACATGATCTGCTCGTTACAGTAGCAGCCGTGCAGCTGGTTGTAGCACAGCCGCTGCTCCTCGTTGAGGTCGCGGTAGATCGACGTGTAGAAAAGGGGCGTCAGGAACTCGGGGACGAAACACGACGACCGGTCCACGACGTCCCGGGATCGGATCATGGAGCCGCCTCCCCGGCCGCGGGAGCGGAGCGCGCGTCGTCGGCTCCTGCCGGCTCGTTCAGCGAGCCGCTGGATTCCGGGTCGAAGACTTGCATCGCGTTGACCTGCAGCACGAAGGTCGCCAGCGCGGCGTCGGCGGCAGTCAGGTTGCTGCGGAATTCCAGCGTGTCGAGCAGCGCACGGTCTCTTGCGAGGATGTTCCCCATGATCAACCTGAGCGCGCCCAGCAGCAGCAGATCGGTTCCGATCCAGCGCCTCCAGCCGCGTTGCCTCGGCGCGAAGAGGAAGGTTTGACTGGCGCTTCGACCGCCCGCCGAGGGGCGGTGGGTGAACAGGACCAACAGCGGCACGGGGCCGGCGCTTCCTTCCAGGGTCGCCAGGTTCCCTCCCCACGTGGTGAACGTGACGTCGACGACGTCACCGGCGATGCGACGCAACGCGATCTGGAAGAAGCTGCGGCCTCGCAACCGGATCCGCAGGCGCAAGCGGATGCGATAGGGGTCGAGCTGCTCGGCCACGGGCGCTTCGGCGAACTCCAGCCCGTGAACGGCCTTGAAGTGATGGATATCGAGGCCGTTGCAGGTGACGACGTGCGGGTGACAGTTGATCGTCTGCGGCGGGAGCGCGACCGCGGCCAGCTGCTCGTCGCTCCATCGGGAAAAGGAGGGAATGGGGAACAACGCGCGCGGGCCGTTGAAGATCCACACGGCGCCGTACCTCTCGTCGGTGGGATAGGAGAAGGTGCGGGCGGACGGAGGGATCGCATCCAGCGACGGGGCGTGAACGCACCGGCCGCTGCGGTCGAAGGTCCAGCGGTGAAAGACGCACTGCAACCGATCTCCGATCACCTGGCCGCGCCCCAGGTCGGCGCCGAGATGCGGGCAGCGCCCGCCCAGGGCCTGGACCTTGCCGTCGCGCCCGCGATAAACGGCGACTCGCCGCCGCGCGAGCTCGCGGGAGAGCGCTCGGCCGGGGCGCACCTCGGCGGACCGGGCCACCACGTACCAGCTCTGCACCGCGACCGCCGGATTGTTGAAGATTTCGCCCACGGTTCCTGCCTTACCTCTCAGCGCGACTGCACGATCGTATGGTAACGGTTGGCCTCCATCGGACCGACGGAGACCGGCGGCGCCCCGCACCAGGAAATCGAGACCTCCACGCTCTCGACTCCGGCTCCGAGCCCGAAGTGCTGGCGCCGCTCGCCCTGAGCCGCGAACGCGTTGACCGCATGAACCTCCCGGATCTGACGCGCCGGAGCGCCGCGCTCCGTGTAGGAGAGGACGATCCGGCTGCCGACGGCGTCGCGGTTGCACGTGACGCCGTCCCCTTCCAGGAGGAAGCCGATCCAGTGACGCGGTCGCGCCGCCGGGCCGGACGGCTTTTTCGCGTCGTAGAGCGCGTTGCGGTAGAGCTCCAGCGGCGCGTACAGGCGCGTGATCGCAACGTCCAGCGCGCCGTCGTCGTCGAAGTCGGCGAGCAGCGCGCCTCGGGACGGCGTCCGGGGCTTCCATCCCAGCCGCTCCGCGATGTCGACGAACTGCAGCCTCGAGTAGTTGCCGCGGTTCAGGTAGATCCGGTCGGCCTCTTTGCCGTTGATGCAACGCCCCCGGAGGTCCCCCCACATGTCGGCGTACGTATGAATCTCCGGGCCGGAGCGCATGAGCTTTTCGTTGACGTACCAGTAGTCCGGACAGGTCGCGAATCGCTTGTCCAGCGAATCGTCGACCATTCCGTTCGTCTGCACGATGTCGAGCCATCCGTCGTTGTCGAGGTCTCCGAGGGCGGCGCCCCAACCGAAGCGGTGCTCGTTCAAGGCCGAGCGCTGCCATGCTTCGTCCACGAAACGGGGAACGAAGCGGTCGCGTGACGGATAGGTCATCCACAGCAAGCTTCCCTCCGCCTGCAGCGGCACGTGAACATTGGAGACGTAGATATCGAGGAAACCGTTGCGGTCGATGTCTCCCAGCGACACGTTCATTCCCTTGTAGGTGTCGCGGCCGATGCTGCCGAACAGTCTTCCCTGGACGCGGCGAAAGCGTTTGCCGCCCTCGTTGAGATAGAGGTCGTCGGGTCCGAAGTCGTTGGCGACGTAAAGGTCCGGCCACCCGTCGTTGTTGAGGTCGCCGGAAGCCACCGCCAGGCTCCAGTGCGTCTCGGCCATTCCCAGCGCCCGGATATCCATCTTTTGAAAGCGGCCGTTCCCGAGATTGCGATACAGCGCGTTCAGTCCGCCGTTCTCGGCATTGTCCCAGCTGCTGTGCATGAACGGAAGCATGCGCCGATCGCCGGGGAACTCGGGCGCGGGGAGTCGGAAGATATTGAGGGGGTGAGGCGGCCGGTAGCGCTCCAGATAAGGATTGAGGGCGTTGGCGATGAAAAGGTCGAGCCTGCCGTCGCGATCGAAGTCCAGGAACGTCGCCGCGATACTGACGGCGTGCTCATCGATCCCCGCCGCCCGGGTGACGTCTTCGAAACCGGCCTCTCCGGTCTCGGCCAACCGGTTCCGCAGCAGCACGATCTTGCCGTAGGAGACGGTGAGCAGAAGGTCCTGGTCGCCGTCGTTGTCGTAGTCGGCAAAGACTCCTCCGGACAGCAGACCCCGCGCCGCCGGATCGCCGGCGATCTCGCGGAACGCTGGAACCTCGACGGGCTCGAAACGGAACGAGCCCAGGTTGCGATAGAGCGCCACGGGCCGGTCGGAGAACGGAGCGGTCACCAAAAGGTCGATCCGGCCGTCGTTGTCGAAGTCGGCGACCGCGGCCGCCGCTCCCGCGGAGAGCAGCCATTTGGCGACGTGGCGGACACGGGCGTCGGCGCGATCGAGGAGCGCCCCGTCGCGTCGCGAGCTGATCCCGGAATCGGCCGGGGCGACGGGCGTCAGGAGAAAGGCCGGCGCGCCCGCAGCGATGCCGGGACGGACGAGATGGCGGTAGGCCAGAAGCAGCGCCGCGCCCGCCAGCCCGACGGTGACGAGCGGTCTCCACGTCGCCCAGCGGAAGACGGCGCGGGAGAAAAGAGCCCCCCAGCCGCGCGACCGCAGCCGTCGGCAGTGCAGCCAGAGGAAGCGCGCGGTGGCCACTATGAACGCGGCGTAGAAGAACGTATAGAGGCTGGTCAGCGTGTGGAGGTAGAGGTCGACCAGGACGAGCGCCAGGGCCAGACCGATCTGCTGCCGGGGAGCGGCCGGCGACGTTTGCGGGTCGGTGATCATGTAGAAGACGAATATGAAGAACGGGGCGGAGGTGAGCGTGCCCAGCAGGAGAGCCTCCGGAGGGAGGTACCACCGCATGATATAGGCGCGCAAAGCGATCTGGACGAGATAGAAGGAGAGGAACGAGATGATCAGAGGGTTGCGGCCGATTCGGAAAACGAAAAGGCTCAGCGCGGCCGTGGCGATGAAGGCCGACATCGCCCACGTGCCGCCCCACTGGTAGGCGGGAGCGGTGGTGATCAGGTCGCCCCCCGCCAGCAGCGAGACCGCGACGCCGAACATCGAGGGATTGTAGACGTGGCGGCCCTCGAAGGTAAAGACGTATTTCGAACCGATGGCCAGGAAAACCGGGAGGAAGAGAAGGTAGTTGTTGTGGGCGTAGTTGAGGAGCAGGGCGAGCGAAAGGCCGGTGATGTAAGCGCTGAGCGGAAACACGCGCGCGCCCCGCAGCAGGTAGCAGAGCGCCGAATCGAAAAGACAGGAAGCGCCCACCGTGAGCAGGATCTGCAGGGGCGTGCGGTTGAAGCGGAGAACCGTGCAGCCGAGAACGGCATACAAAGTCAGGATCGCCGCGAAAGGAATGCGCGGGTCGCCCGGCAGGGGAAGAGCCCAGCCGCCGCGCAAGGGACGCGGCACCGCGGGAGGGCCCGGTGTTCGCTCGGTCACAAGGAACGACTCGGCGCGCTCCATCCGAGGCCTCTAAAAGGCGGCCGCCTCGACGTAGGGAACCCTGCGGTCCAGCGCCCGCACAGCGCGTTGGTCGAAACAGACGACGAAAAGACGCGCCGCAAAAGGCGTCGAGCAGTAATCCCGGAGGGCGGCCGTCAGCGGGTCGCGTTCGTGCAGCCCGAGGACGAAATAATCGTATCCGGCGCCGACATGATCGTTGTACAACCGCCTGAGCAGCGCGGCAAAGACCACGAGATCGTCGTCGTCGACCGCGATGAAGCTGGCGTGAAAGAAACGCAGCTCTGTTCCCGGGGGCGGATAGACCGGCCCGCCCGTCAATCGGGCGGCAAAGTTCAGGGCCGGCCTAAGCGCGAGGAGCCTTTTGGCGTACCCTGTCACGACCGCTTGCTTGAAAGAGGACTGGTCCCATTTCCCGAGGACGCCGCGGATCTTTCCGCCCCGCAACGCCACATAGAAGTCCTCGACGCGAAATCCTCTCGTCGCCGGCGCTTCGTCAGCGTCCGCCGAGCGAAAATCGGCGACCGCGTAGCACGGAGCGAACTGCCTGCGCCGGTGATTTCGATTGATACAGTCCACGATTTCCGGAAGAAGATCCACAGTGCCGCGCCGGATCTCGACGCCGGCCGGGCCGGCCGGCTTGCGGCGCCGCAGGTTGACGGCGGGCGACAGCACGCGTCCGAAGTCCCGGTAGGGCGGTATCCCCGCCCGCCCGGCGGCGAGCGTTTGCAGCGCGTGCCGGTTGCCTTCCGCGATCACCGTGAAGTAGATCTCGGTCCGGCCGTCTCGATCGAGCTCGTTCAGGTGACGGTAGGCTCTGGCGACCAGCGGGCCGCCCCTGTACGGCGGCGCCAGACGGAGATCCGCCAAGTAACCGACGGGTGCAACCGCGCCGTTCAGGAACCCGGGGCGGACCGCCCGAGTGCCGACGCCGACCACTTCGCTCGTCAGCGTGTCGCGCGCCGCGACGACTTGATAGAAGGGTCCCTGGACGCGTGATGCGTGGAAGTAGCTCGGCTCGCGGCGAAACGAGATCTTGATTTCCCCGTCCATCTCCGTTTCCGCGAACAACCGCCTCAGGGAAAGGTCGTGCTCTGCTCCGGCGAGCTCGAACGCGAAGCGGCTCATGGATTTTCCCCCGCGACGACGTCCGCGCCGGCCGGCCGGAACCATTGCCGCCAGCCCGTCGCGCAGTGCAGCGCGGTCGGCTTGACATCGCCGGCGCGCTGGCCGAGCGTCAGGCAGCGCTCCAGGTAGATGCGCGCGGCCCCGCCGCTCACGAGCACGGCCCGTGCCGGGGCGAGCTGTCCCAGCTCCCGGCAGTAACGGTAATGCGGCGAGTCCTTGAGCCTCGCTTCGAGGCGGGCGCCGAGCGACTCGATCGGAGGGTCGGAGAACCCGGGCGCTTCGACGAAAAGGACGTAGCCGGGCGGCCGGCCCCATTCAGGCGCCATCATGGCGAACGACGGCCGCAGGCCGACCTGCTCGAACAGCTCGCGGAGGATTTTCCGGACGTAGGCCTCGTGGAGCTTTTCGCCGCAAAGGTCCGAGACCAGATCTTCCTTGCCGATGAATTCGACGAGAGGCGTCTCGAGGATGCGGCCGACCACCTGCACCCGGTCGCCGAGCCGGTAGCGGTACAGCCCTCCCCCGGTGGTCAGCACGACGGAGTACGTCTTGCCCGGCGTCAGCTTGTGGGCCAGCAAAGGGGTCGCTCCGGGCCGGTCGCCGTCGATGAATTCGAGAAAATGGGAGGTGAGGGCGGGCGCCGCTCCGGCATGCCCCGTCAACGGGATCGAAACCACTCCCTCGGTGGCGATCAGGCCCTTGGGCTGAATCACGGCGTGCGGAAAAAACTCCCGCATCTCCGGCACGAACAGCTTCGCGCCGGCGCTGGTCCAGCAACTGACCACGGCAAGCCCGGGCCAGACGAGAGAAGGAACCAGACGGGCGGGCTGTTCGAAGGCTCGCTCGAGCTCCGCGGCCCGTTCGGGGTTGGCCCGGAGCCTGCGGCAGAGCGTTTCTCGAAGCGGATCGGGAAGCGGAACGGGAGGAGTGAGCTGGCCCCGCCTCACATCCTCGATCAGCCGTTCCGCGTGCTCGAGAAGATAACGGATCAGCAAGGTGAGAAAGCTCGGGTTCCAGACGGACACGAAAGCGAGCCGCTTTTCCTCGAGCAGGAACCGCAACGTGACGTAGCGGCTGCTCGAAAGGTCCGGGATCGCCGGGAGCTCGGGAGGAGCCGCCAGAATCCGCCGCAGCAGCCAGCGGTCCCGACCGCCGAAGTACTCGGTTTCGTCGTCGAAGCCGACCGGCAAGCCGCCGGGCGTGACTTCGCGCTCCCGCGCGGCGGGGCTCACGGACCAGTAGGCTTTCCCGATCATCATCGCCGGATGATGGCTGTAGAGATCGATCATCCAGGCCGCCACCGCCCGCCGGAACTGACGCTTGAGAGCCGCGGTGTACGGGATATATTTCGCCGCGGCCGACGAACCGGTCGTCTTCTCGAAAGCGACGACCGGCGCGCTGGTGAGAACGCCGCTCCGGCCCTTTTTGACCGCGTCGATGTCTTCCTCGAGATCGCCGTACGAAACGATGGGAACCGCGGTCTGATAGTCGCGGACGGAACGGATGCGGGAAAAGCCGTGCCGCTTCCCGTACTCGCAGTCCTGGTTGGCGCGCAGGATGGACAGCAAGAGGTCTTCTTGCGCCCGAAGCGGCGTTTGCAAGGCGCGCCGCAGCCCGCGGGCCGCCGCAACCCCCGAGCAAAGCCACAGCGAGTTCGCCAGCAGAAGCGGGATCATCTCTGTTCCCCCTCGGCCGCGGCGGACGCGGCGCGCGCCAGAGCCGCCTCCACGTCGCGCCGGGCGATGGAGCGCATGTTGGCCGGGGAAATCTCGGCAACGCAGACGAGCTCGCTTCCCTCCCGGTAACGCGGGTTGCGGCGCACGAAAAACTGGACATGAGGGTTCGCCAGGTGCCGCGGGGTCGCATCGAGCGCCTGCTTGACTCGGTCGTGGTCGCCGCGGTGCTCGACGAGCCCGGTCGCGGCGTTGAACTCCCGAGGATACCGCGTCGTTCCCAAGACGTGGATCAGGCGGCGCGCGAACGCCGGCGTCGGGCGATCGTACCGGGGATAAAAGGTGCGGAAAAAACAGGGAAGGTAAAGGTAGGTGCGATAGCCTTTGGAGGTCAGGAACCAGTAGAGCGGCAGGTCCGCCCTGCGCGCCTTGATTTCGCCGGCCAGGCGGCACCAGGAGCGCACCAGCTCTTGAGTGCCCCAGTAGCGCGGATCGATCACGGTGTCGCCCGAAAACAATGCGCGGACGGGCGTCCCGTCCACCTCGACATCGATGATCGTCTGCGTCGAGAAGCCGACCACGGCGAGCGACGCCGGATCCCGCAGCAAGATCACCCAGTGCTTCTCCTTCAGATCGGCCTCGAAGCGCGCGGGGTCCGAGCCGTCGTAACACCGTTCGTAGATCCGGTAAAGCGCCGCGACGTCGCCCGCGCACAGCGAGCTCACGGCCGCGGTTTCCGACGAAAGTCTCCTGGAGCTCATGGGGCCCGGTCCCGGCGAAGAGGAAAGAGAGCGTCCCGGCATCTCCAGAACGTGCGCAGCAGATCGGGAACCAAAAACGTGACCGCCGCCCAGGTGAGCGCATTGATGGTCGAAAAGACCGGGTCCGTGCTCGCGAAATAAATGCCGATTTTTCCTCCCGTGGCCCGGTAAAAGAGCCATGCGAAAAGCATCTCGCAGAACAGCCCGACTCGGAGCGAGGTCAGGAACCGGAAGGCCGCCGCGTCGACCGCGCCCCGGAGGCTTGCCGGGTCGTTCCGCGTTCGGCGGGCCAGGAGCGTAACGAGGACGACGTGCGCGAGGTCGTGAGCGATGCCGTAGGGCGGGATCCACGACACGACGACGTAGAGCATCCACAGCTCGGCCAGACCGCGAGCGGCGAAGCTTGCGAGATGCACGCCATAGACCCGCCGCAGCGCGGGCGATACCCGGGGCGAGAGCACGAGCAGCAGCGGAAGCACGAACCACGCGAGGACAGCATAGTCCAGCCAGAGGAGCTTGGCGACGGACATTTTCCCGCCGATCTGGCCCGCATAGTTCTGCCGATAGTAGAACAGCAACGATCCGGCGAGAAGCGCGGCGATCGGGACGAGCCCCGTGAGCTTGCGGCGCCGCGCCCAGGCCCGCGGCCTCCCCGCGGGCGACGAGTCAGAAACGGAGGACAACATCGCGGGTTTCGAGCGGCGCGCCGTGTTTCCCGGCGTCCGTGCCGGATTCCACAGCGCTTTGCCACAGGCGCACGATCTCCGGGCCGAACACGTCAGCGGAAGTCGAGACCAGCGGCCCGTCTCCGAAATGGCGGACTTGCTCGCCTTGTAGCCGCAGGATTTCCACGTCCTGGCGGATAATGATGCGTGAAAGAGGCTCGAAAAGCAGCCGCACGAGAGGTCCGACGGCGCCGAAGCGGAAAGCGATCAGAGTGTAGACCTCGGTTTCGTCGGGCGACACCGGAGTACACTGGGACGTGATGATGAAGCGCCGCCTCGGCCCGAAGGAATATTCCACGCGGCTGGTGGCCGGCATCAGGAAGCAATCGGTGTGGCCCATCTCTGCGCGTCGCGGAAACAACAGCCGGGAAACGGCGCTCCGGGGATCGCGCTCGCCGAAAAAGCGCACCAGAACCCTGTCGGAGTACCGCTCCACCCGGGCTCTGGCGGGTCGGGGTCGAGAGTTCCGAAACCACCCACGATGTACATAAACCGTGTGCGGGCAGTCAAGAAAATTTTCCAGACAGGCCAACACTCCCGCCTGAAAACGGGTTTTCATCCTGAAAGTGGTCCAGCCGGGCTCGCCCGCGCCGTCCAGGTGCGGAGGAGAGCTGCTCGGCGGACAATTCCCCATGTAGACCCAGATATAGCCGTCGCGCTCGGCGCAGGGAAAGGCCCGGACGCTCGCGCGGGGCGGCGGCGCGCCGTCGGCAAGGGCCGGAACCTCCAGGCAGCGGCCATCGCCGTCGTACCGCCAGCCATGATACGGACATTCGAGCCCGTCGCGCCGGACTCTCCCGCGCGACAGCGCCATGCCCCGGTGAGCACACCGATCGAGCAGCGCTCTCGGCGAACCGTCGCCGGCGCGGAAGAACACGAGCCGCTCGCCCATGATCGTGGCGGCGAGGGGACGCGACTCGAGCTCCCGGGATTCGGCGCCGATGTACCAGAACGCCTTCAAGCGGGAGATGAGCGAACCGGATCCGTTCATCGGGCCGCGTCGCGTTCCTCAGCCGGCGCCGCGCGTCCCGGCGGTCTCTTGCGCCATGGCTTGAACCCGCTTGAGGTCCACCTTGCCCGAACTCAGGACCGGAATCGACTCGACCCGGTAGAGGTGGTCGCGCCTGGGGATCCACAGCTTGGGCAGGCTGGAGCGGTTGAGCTTCTCCCACAGGTCGTCTTCGCTGATCCCGTGGGTATAGAAGGCGACGAGCCTTTCTCCTCTGTGCTCGTCCGCGACCGAGGTCACGACGCAGGCCGCGCTCCCGAGGATCGCGTTGATCGCCTCCTCGATCTTCACATGCGGAACCATCTCGCCGCCGATCTTGCTGAAGCGGGACACGCGGTCCGTGATGCGGATGAACCCGTCATGGTCGATCGACGCGATGTCCCCGGTGACGTACCAGCCGTCGCGCAGCGCCTGCGCCGTGAGCTCCGGTTGTCCGAGGTAACCGAGCATGCGGCTGGCGCCCTTGACCAGCAGCAGCCCCTCCGAGCCGGGCGGCAGGCTCTCGCCGGTGTCGGGGCTGACCACCTTGACCGCCACTCCCGGAATCGGCTGGCCGACCGTGCCGGGCTTGTGGGAGATCTGCCGCTGGCCCGCGTGAACCACGTCCGGCATGTTGACGGCGACCACCGGAGCCAGCTCGGTGCAGCCGTAGCCTTCCAGCAGGTCGATCCGGAACTTGTCCTTGAAGCCGCGGGCGATGTGCTCCCGCAGCTTCTCGGCGCCGGCGATCGCGTAGCGCAGGCTCGCGAACTCCTCGGGGCTGCAACGGCGGATGTAGCTCGCGTAGAAGGTCGGCGTGCTGATGAAGAGCGTCGCC
The DNA window shown above is from Candidatus Zixiibacteriota bacterium and carries:
- a CDS encoding aromatic ring-hydroxylating dioxygenase subunit alpha; protein product: MGEIFNNPAVAVQSWYVVARSAEVRPGRALSRELARRRVAVYRGRDGKVQALGGRCPHLGADLGRGQVIGDRLQCVFHRWTFDRSGRCVHAPSLDAIPPSARTFSYPTDERYGAVWIFNGPRALFPIPSFSRWSDEQLAAVALPPQTINCHPHVVTCNGLDIHHFKAVHGLEFAEAPVAEQLDPYRIRLRLRIRLRGRSFFQIALRRIAGDVVDVTFTTWGGNLATLEGSAGPVPLLVLFTHRPSAGGRSASQTFLFAPRQRGWRRWIGTDLLLLGALRLIMGNILARDRALLDTLEFRSNLTAADAALATFVLQVNAMQVFDPESSGSLNEPAGADDARSAPAAGEAAP
- a CDS encoding FG-GAP-like repeat-containing protein; translated protein: MERAESFLVTERTPGPPAVPRPLRGGWALPLPGDPRIPFAAILTLYAVLGCTVLRFNRTPLQILLTVGASCLFDSALCYLLRGARVFPLSAYITGLSLALLLNYAHNNYLLFLPVFLAIGSKYVFTFEGRHVYNPSMFGVAVSLLAGGDLITTAPAYQWGGTWAMSAFIATAALSLFVFRIGRNPLIISFLSFYLVQIALRAYIMRWYLPPEALLLGTLTSAPFFIFVFYMITDPQTSPAAPRQQIGLALALVLVDLYLHTLTSLYTFFYAAFIVATARFLWLHCRRLRSRGWGALFSRAVFRWATWRPLVTVGLAGAALLLAYRHLVRPGIAAGAPAFLLTPVAPADSGISSRRDGALLDRADARVRHVAKWLLSAGAAAAVADFDNDGRIDLLVTAPFSDRPVALYRNLGSFRFEPVEVPAFREIAGDPAARGLLSGGVFADYDNDGDQDLLLTVSYGKIVLLRNRLAETGEAGFEDVTRAAGIDEHAVSIAATFLDFDRDGRLDLFIANALNPYLERYRPPHPLNIFRLPAPEFPGDRRMLPFMHSSWDNAENGGLNALYRNLGNGRFQKMDIRALGMAETHWSLAVASGDLNNDGWPDLYVANDFGPDDLYLNEGGKRFRRVQGRLFGSIGRDTYKGMNVSLGDIDRNGFLDIYVSNVHVPLQAEGSLLWMTYPSRDRFVPRFVDEAWQRSALNEHRFGWGAALGDLDNDGWLDIVQTNGMVDDSLDKRFATCPDYWYVNEKLMRSGPEIHTYADMWGDLRGRCINGKEADRIYLNRGNYSRLQFVDIAERLGWKPRTPSRGALLADFDDDGALDVAITRLYAPLELYRNALYDAKKPSGPAARPRHWIGFLLEGDGVTCNRDAVGSRIVLSYTERGAPARQIREVHAVNAFAAQGERRQHFGLGAGVESVEVSISWCGAPPVSVGPMEANRYHTIVQSR
- a CDS encoding GH3 auxin-responsive promoter family protein; the encoded protein is MIPLLLANSLWLCSGVAAARGLRRALQTPLRAQEDLLLSILRANQDCEYGKRHGFSRIRSVRDYQTAVPIVSYGDLEEDIDAVKKGRSGVLTSAPVVAFEKTTGSSAAAKYIPYTAALKRQFRRAVAAWMIDLYSHHPAMMIGKAYWSVSPAAREREVTPGGLPVGFDDETEYFGGRDRWLLRRILAAPPELPAIPDLSSSRYVTLRFLLEEKRLAFVSVWNPSFLTLLIRYLLEHAERLIEDVRRGQLTPPVPLPDPLRETLCRRLRANPERAAELERAFEQPARLVPSLVWPGLAVVSCWTSAGAKLFVPEMREFFPHAVIQPKGLIATEGVVSIPLTGHAGAAPALTSHFLEFIDGDRPGATPLLAHKLTPGKTYSVVLTTGGGLYRYRLGDRVQVVGRILETPLVEFIGKEDLVSDLCGEKLHEAYVRKILRELFEQVGLRPSFAMMAPEWGRPPGYVLFVEAPGFSDPPIESLGARLEARLKDSPHYRYCRELGQLAPARAVLVSGGAARIYLERCLTLGQRAGDVKPTALHCATGWRQWFRPAGADVVAGENP
- a CDS encoding aromatic ring-hydroxylating dioxygenase subunit alpha, whose translation is MNGSGSLISRLKAFWYIGAESRELESRPLAATIMGERLVFFRAGDGSPRALLDRCAHRGMALSRGRVRRDGLECPYHGWRYDGDGRCLEVPALADGAPPPRASVRAFPCAERDGYIWVYMGNCPPSSSPPHLDGAGEPGWTTFRMKTRFQAGVLACLENFLDCPHTVYVHRGWFRNSRPRPARARVERYSDRVLVRFFGERDPRSAVSRLLFPRRAEMGHTDCFLMPATSRVEYSFGPRRRFIITSQCTPVSPDETEVYTLIAFRFGAVGPLVRLLFEPLSRIIIRQDVEILRLQGEQVRHFGDGPLVSTSADVFGPEIVRLWQSAVESGTDAGKHGAPLETRDVVLRF